DNA from Evansella sp. LMS18:
GTTAGTCACCGGTGCTGACGTATAAATTCCCATATCCAGAGTGCCTAACTGAACCTGCTCGATCATATCCCTTTCCCCGCCGAGCTGTCCCCCTGGAAAAATCTCAAACTTAACCTGTCCATCAGTTTCTTCTTCAATAGCAGCTGTAAGTTCCTCCATCCCGAGGGTGAAGGAATGTGTCGGCGGGCCAATATGCCCTACCTTAATATTGACTACATCTCCTGAATTCGCTGCAGAATCATTTTCTGCTTCTCCGGAATTGTTCCCTTCGTTTGCATTTGCTTCGTTATTTGAATCTGAGTTATTGGAAGCCTCAGCATCCGCAGGCTCCTCCCCTCCCCCACAGGCAGTTAACACAGCTGTACTTATCAGCACTGTGCCAAGAACTTTAAGTAAATGCTTTTTCATCATCTTTCCTCCCTTATTTATATGAATATCTTTTTATTTATCAGCCCTGTATGTTACCGTTGGGCAGAGAAACCTGAAATTAAGGAAACGCTTACAAAATTAAATTACATCCTATCCAGAAAAAATCTTGCCTGGATTCATAATGCCGTTTGGGTCAAGTGCCTGCTTTATCGCCTTCATTACCTCATAAGCACTGCCATGTTCCTTCAGCTGGTACTTTATTTTTCCCCTGCCTACTCCGTGCTCGCCTGTACAAGTGCCGCCTCTTTCAAGGGCATAATTAACAATTCTTTCATTGAATTCTTCTGCTTTTCTGATAGAATCTTTCTCCTTCATATCTACCATCAGCAGAACGTGAAAGTTGCCGTCTCCAACATGTCCCTGAATGGCCCCGTCAAGGCCAAGCTCATCGGCTCCTTTTCTCGCATCGAGGATTGCACCTGTAAGTTCAGAAAGGGGCAGGCAAACATCGGTGCCCATCAGTTTTTTGCCGGGAAATCCATGAATAAAGGAATAAGCGAGATTATGCCGCGCTTCCCAGAGCTTGTTTCGCCCTTTCGTATCTGTTTCAAACTGAATATCTTTACAGCCAAGCTCTGCGACTATCTCTTTTGTAAACTCCACATCCTGCGCCAGTCCGGCTTGATTCCCGTGAAATTCAAGAAACAGCGTTGGCAGCTCTTCATAATCCACTTCACTGTACTTATTAACCTGGCGGATCGAACGGGCATCCACAAACTCGATTCTGGCCATTGGAACACCGGCCGACATGATTTTTCCAACTGCATCCACAGCATTTTCTACGGAAGGAAAAGTTGCTCTTCCAGCAACTATCGTTTCAGGTATTCCATAAACCTTCAGGGTCAGTTCCGTTATAACACCGAGAGTACCCTCTGAACCCGTTATGAGTCCGTTCAGGCTGTAGCCGGAGGAGGACTTTGCCGCCAGGGTTCCTGTGTGTATCACTCCCCCGTTAGCTAAAACTACTTCCAGATCCCTAATCTGATCACGCATTATTCCGTATTTCACGGAAGTTGTGCCACTCGCGTTGGTAGCGGCCATACCGCCGAGTGTGGCGTCTGCGCCTGGATCCACCGAAAAAAACAAGCCATATTTTTTCAGTTCTTTGTTTAATTGATTTCTCGTAACTCCAGGCTGTACTTTAACGAGAAAATCCTTGTCCATCACTTCAAGAATCTTGTTCATACGCGACAAATCGAGGGAAATGCCTCCATGATATGGAATGGCGTGTCCCTCCAGACTTGTCCCAAGGCCAAACGGAACAATCGGTATTTTATTTTCGTTAGCGAAGGCTGTAATCCTGCTCACTTCCTCGGCAGAGTGAGGAAACACAACCGCATCCGGAAGTGATGGCGGACTGTAACCTTCATCCTTGCTGTGCTGCTCCAGGATAGTTTCGTTAACAGATATCTGGTCCTCTGAGATTATACTTTTAAGTTCTTCTATATAACCTGCTGTTTTAGAAGCCATACTCATCCCTCATTGCTATAAAGAATATTCTTTATTTTCTCATAATATATGATTTTAAGTCAAACCATATATTTTATTTTTAAAAAATATATTAGTTGTGAAAACAACAACTTTTCCCCACACAAAAAAACCGCATGGAATTCCATACGGTTTTCTCCACAGCTCTTACTCAGACTGTGCTTGATTCCTCTAATTTTTCAAGTCTCTCTGCTACTTCCGCTTCACTCAGGTCATGCTCTTTTATATAACGGTTCCTTGGGTGCACGCGGCATTCGTGTGTACATGCTCTCAGATGCTTATGCTCGGATTCTTCTGTACAGATGATTTGTTTGTTGCACTCAGGGTTCGCACAGTTTACATATCGCTCACATGGTTCACCGGTGAAGTAATCCTTGCCGACTACCACATGTTCCTTCTGGTTTACCGGAACGCTGATTCTCTCGTCAAAAACATAGCATTTTCCATCCCAGAGTTCTCCCTGTACTTCAGGGTCTTTACCGTACGTAACAATACCCCCGTGCAGCTGTGACACATCCTCAAAGCCTTCCTCTTTCAGCCAGCCGGAAAACTTTTCGCAGCGGATGCCTCCCGTACAGTAAGTAAGGATTTTTTTATCTTCAAATTTCTCTTTATTTTCCTTGATCCATTGCGGAAGCTCCCGGAATGAATGGATGTCGGGTCTCACAGCTCCCCGGAAATGCCCGATATCGTACTCGTAATCATTACGCGCATCAATAACCACAGTATCAGGATCCTGCATTTGCTCATAAAACTCTTTAGGGCTTAAGTAGTTTCCTGTCTGTTTGAGTGGATTAATGTCATCTTCCAGACGGAGCGTTACAAGCTCAGGGCGGTATCTTACATGCATTTTCTTAAAAGCATGTCCTTCCGCTTCATCTATTTTGAAGACCATATCTGAAAAACGAGGATCATTTTTCATTGCTTCCATATATTTGTCAGTCTGTTCCACTGTACCGGAAACAGTTCCGTTAATTCCTTCGTCAGCAATAAGGATTCTGCCTTTTAAACCAAGCTCTTTACAAAAAGCTAAATGTTCCTGTGCATATTCCTCCGCCTCAGGAAGGTTTACATATTTATAATAAAGCAATACTCTGTATTGATTATCCATTATAATAACCACCTTCTATATTAAAAACTAACAGTAAATTATATACTAATAAATTTCACAAAACAAGATATATTATACCTGACCTCAGTATCACTTTCAATTATTAAGTACAATCCCACCAAAAAAGTTCAGGCTTTTTATTTCCTCTGATTTAAAGAAGACAATAATAGTTTTGAATTCGGATTTCATAATTGGAAAACCTCATTAATAGAGGGAGGCAAGGCTTATGCTAATGATTTTTGAATTAATGAGGATTGCAATAAAAATAAGAAAACTGACTCTTGTTATAATTACCTTTATTTTTATCACCGCCAGCTCGTTTATCATACATTGGCTCGAACCGGCAATTTTCAAAGACCCATTCATCGGATTCTGGTACGTGATGACAACTGTAACGACGACCGGCTACGGGGATTTCGTACCCGAAACGACAATTGGCAGGCTTTACGGATTATTTCTGTATTTATTCGGCATAGGATTAATAGGGATTGTAATCGGCAAAATGGTTGAAGGGTATGGAATATACCAGAAGCTGAAGGAGGAAGGAAAATTGGCATTCAAAGGAAAAGGGCACTATGTCATCATAGGATGGTCTAATAAAGCCAGGCATACAATGAACGAATTATTATCTATTGATGACCAGGCAAAAATTGTTCTGATTGACAATCTGCCTAAAATCCCTGTGGAAAACGAGAACCTGATATATGTGCAGGGAGACCCGACTGACAAAAACACCCTTCAGCAGGCAAATGTCCAGGATGCCAACGCTGTCATTATTTATTCAAAAGACAATGAAATGGATCCGGTTTCTGCCGACGGCAAATCACTGATTATCGTTTCCTCTGTTGAAGGCTATGCAGTTGAACTGAAAACAGAAATCTATACCATCGTGGAGATACTCAAGAAAAAACATATCCCTAATTTTAAACATGCGAATGTGGATGAATTTGTAGTAGCTGATGAAGCCCTTTCAGACTTAATGGCAAAGTCTGCTGTCCATAAGGGATCGAGCAAACTCGTCATGAAGCTGCTGAGCAGGAAGAGCGGAGTGGATATCTGGAAGCTTAAAAAGCGGGAAATGTGGAAAACGTACAACGAT
Protein-coding regions in this window:
- a CDS encoding potassium channel family protein — protein: MLMIFELMRIAIKIRKLTLVIITFIFITASSFIIHWLEPAIFKDPFIGFWYVMTTVTTTGYGDFVPETTIGRLYGLFLYLFGIGLIGIVIGKMVEGYGIYQKLKEEGKLAFKGKGHYVIIGWSNKARHTMNELLSIDDQAKIVLIDNLPKIPVENENLIYVQGDPTDKNTLQQANVQDANAVIIYSKDNEMDPVSADGKSLIIVSSVEGYAVELKTEIYTIVEILKKKHIPNFKHANVDEFVVADEALSDLMAKSAVHKGSSKLVMKLLSRKSGVDIWKLKKREMWKTYNDAFEELKSLGANLISDRNDFQLLRKLDEPIPNDAELYVICSKDIYHQIQKRP
- a CDS encoding rhodanese-related sulfurtransferase, with the protein product MDNQYRVLLYYKYVNLPEAEEYAQEHLAFCKELGLKGRILIADEGINGTVSGTVEQTDKYMEAMKNDPRFSDMVFKIDEAEGHAFKKMHVRYRPELVTLRLEDDINPLKQTGNYLSPKEFYEQMQDPDTVVIDARNDYEYDIGHFRGAVRPDIHSFRELPQWIKENKEKFEDKKILTYCTGGIRCEKFSGWLKEEGFEDVSQLHGGIVTYGKDPEVQGELWDGKCYVFDERISVPVNQKEHVVVGKDYFTGEPCERYVNCANPECNKQIICTEESEHKHLRACTHECRVHPRNRYIKEHDLSEAEVAERLEKLEESSTV
- a CDS encoding FAD-binding oxidoreductase, translating into MASKTAGYIEELKSIISEDQISVNETILEQHSKDEGYSPPSLPDAVVFPHSAEEVSRITAFANENKIPIVPFGLGTSLEGHAIPYHGGISLDLSRMNKILEVMDKDFLVKVQPGVTRNQLNKELKKYGLFFSVDPGADATLGGMAATNASGTTSVKYGIMRDQIRDLEVVLANGGVIHTGTLAAKSSSGYSLNGLITGSEGTLGVITELTLKVYGIPETIVAGRATFPSVENAVDAVGKIMSAGVPMARIEFVDARSIRQVNKYSEVDYEELPTLFLEFHGNQAGLAQDVEFTKEIVAELGCKDIQFETDTKGRNKLWEARHNLAYSFIHGFPGKKLMGTDVCLPLSELTGAILDARKGADELGLDGAIQGHVGDGNFHVLLMVDMKEKDSIRKAEEFNERIVNYALERGGTCTGEHGVGRGKIKYQLKEHGSAYEVMKAIKQALDPNGIMNPGKIFSG